GGATGTGCGGGCGGAAACCCTGGACTGCATCCGCAAAGCTCACGACAACCCGCGTGGATTCATCGTCGCCTCGGGCTGCAGCCTGCCGACCGAGGTGCCCTTCGCCAACATCGACGCCATGCTCGACACGGTGCGGGAAGTCGGCTGGCCCGTCACCGTGGCCAAGCTCGACTCCATGACCTGATCGTCCAGACAGGCGATCGGTTTTGCCAGTGCGGCCGGCTCCCGCGGATTCAGGATAACCGTTCACGCCGTAAGGCGCATCTGCAATATACTGCACGGCCATCGAACACAACTTCGCTGGGCCGAACATCTCTCAAGGAGGAAACAATGATGAAAAAGTGGTTTTCGGTGGCAGCGCTGATCTGTCTGTCCGCCGGCATTCTGCTCACGGGATGCGACAACAAGAAAGATGCCGCCGTCGATGGCGCGGCATCCGCCAAAAAACTCGACAAGGTGAATGTCGGCTACCTGGCCTCGCCGGAGCACCTGCTCTATTTCGTGGCCAAGGAGAAGGGTTTCTTCGAACAAGAGGGCATCGACGCCGAGCTGTTCCTGTTCACCAATTCGGCAGAGGGACTGAACGCCACCATCGCCAACAAGCTCGATGTCGGCAGCTTCGGCGTCTCGGCACCGCTGGCGTTCGTGGCCAAGGGCGCGGACGTGGTGGTCATCGGCGGGCAGAACTCCGGTGCGTGCGCCCTGGTGTGCGCGCCCGAGCGCTATGACGAATTGAAGGATATCCGCAATTACCGCGGCAAGAAGATCGCCAGTGTCAGGCTCTCCACGGCCGACGTGATCTTCCGGGGGGCGCTGATCGATGCCGGCATCGACTGGCGCAAGGGGGACGCAACCATCACCGAGATGGAATCGCCGGCCGCTACCATGGAAGCCTTGAAAAAAGGCACCGTCGACGCCGCCCTGATCTGGACGCCGTTCGTCGCCATGGCGGAAGACATGGGCGTGAAGGTCGCCATGTACATCACCGAACTGTTCGAAAACAACGTCTGCTGCCGACAGGCCGTCATGCGCTCCAACCTGGAGCAAAACCCGGAACTCTGGCAGCGCTTCATGGCCGCCCTGATCAAGGCCTACGATTTCTATCAAACCAACCATGAAGAAACCATCGATATCACCGCCAAATACGTCAAGGTCGACAAGAAATATCTCGACAAGGAAACCTACGCGGCCGATGCCACCATGGTCTGCAGCCCCGACCCCCTGAAAAAATCCGTCAACAGATACTGGGACATCATGAAAAACACGGGCTTCATCAAAACAGCTATCGATATCAACGCTCACATCGATACGCGTGTCTACCAGGCCGCGCTGGATCGCCTGATCAAGGAAGACCCCGGCAACAAAAACTACGCCCGGCTTGCCACGGAATTCACGGCCAACAACTGACCGCCGCGGTTGCCGGTTTAATTCAATGGATCGCAACGGTTCCGCCCGCCGGAAATCCGGCGGGCGGAACCATGATATGGGGGAGAGGATGGGAAAGATCAGATTGGAGAACGTCACGTTCTCCTACCAGCAACAGGGAGTGGCCGGCCCGGTGGTCGAGGATGTGAGCCTGACCATCCGCGAGGGTGAGTTCGTCAGCTTCATCGGCCCCAGCGGATGCGGCAAAAGCACGGTGCTGCGACTGCTTTCGGGACTGAGCCGTCCCAGCGGGGGGCGCATTCTGCTCAATGGCCGGGAAATCGCGGGGACAGGCCATGAGCGCGGGGTGGTTTTTCAACATTACGCCCTGTTCCCATGGATGACGGCCCGCGACAACGTTATTTTCGGCCTGCGGCAATGCCCCGGCGGCATGACCAGAAAAAACGTCTCGGCCATGGCCGACCGCTATCTTGACCTGGTGGGCTTGCATGATGTCGGAGACAAGTATCCCAACCAGCTGTCCGGCGGCATGCAGCAGCGGGTGACTATCGCCAGGGCGTTCGCCATGGATACTGACATCCTGCTGATGGACGAACCTTTCAGTGCGGTCGACGCCCGCAACAGGATGAAACTGCAGGAGTTGCTTCTGGAACTGTGGCGCAAGGGCGAAAAGAAAAAGACCGTGGTCTTCGTCACCCATGACGTGGATGAAGCCATCCTGCTTTCCGACCGCATCGTGGTACTGTCCGCCTGCTCCAAAGGGATCAAAGAGCAGATCGAGGTGGGGCTGTCCCGCCCCCGCAACTGGTCGCTGCTGGCCAACACGGCAACCTATACCGCGCTTCGAAACCGGCTGATCGGCCTGTTGTTCACCGATCTGGTGGAGGAAACGAAGCTTGCCATATGACAGGTTCTGACATGGATAACACAGCCAGAAACATCGACATCCCTCGGAAGGAGCCGCAGGAGCAAGAGCTGCAAAAAGACCGGTCCCGGCAGGCATGCGCGCACCTGCTGAACCATGCCAACATCCTGTTCGGCATCGCGTTGCTGCTGATGGCCGTGCCGGGCAAACGCCCGGTCGCCGACATCCACACCTGGCATCTGGCCGGATTTCTGCTGTTCGTGGAGGCCCTGTACGGCGCATCGGTTCTTTGCCGGGCCCGCAGCGAAATGAAAAGAAGATCCGCCACGGACCTCACGGCCATCGTCCTGGCCGGGATCATCCTCTGGGAATTGACCACGAGCAAACTGGATCTTTTCGAACGGCTCATCTTCCCCGTGCCGGGCAAGGTCATCGCGGTGTTCATCGAGGAAATACCCATGTTCATGAAATGCCTGGCCAGCTCTCTGCAACTGCTGGGCGCGGGATTCAGCCTGGCGCTGGTCACGGCCATCCCCCTGGCGCTGCTCATCGGCTGGCGCAAGCGGCTGTTTGCCGTGGTCAACCCCATGACCAAGGTGCTGGGGCCGATTCCGCCCATCGTCTACATTCCCTATTCCATCGCCATCTTTCCGACCTTCAAATGTTCCTCGATTTTCATCATCTTCATCGGGGCGTTCTGGCCGATCTTCATCAATACCCTGAACGGCACCTTCAACATTGAACCGAAGATCATCGATTCCGCCAGGGTGCTCAACGTCAGGGAGAAAACCCTGCTGTTCCGCATCATCCTGCCGGCCATCCTGCCGGCCATCATCAGCGGCGCCACCCTCGGTCTGGTATTTTCCTTCATTCTGCTCACGGCCGCGGAGATGATCGGCTCCTCCTCGGGGCTGGGCTGGTACGTCAAGTACTTCTCCGATTTCGCGGATTATCCCCGGGTGGTGGCCGGCATCATCTTCATCGGCATGGTCGTCACGGCAATCACGTTTTTCTTTGAAATGATCGAGAAGAAGCTGCTGCGCTGGCGCAGCTGAGCCACCGGAAAGAGGAGACACCATGACCCAGAAAGAACGCCTGATCAATACGCTGGCCGGCCGGGCGGTGGACGGCGCGCCCTTCATCTGCCCCGGCGGCATGATGACCATGGTCGTCACCGAGGTGATGCACGCAGTGGAAACCTTCTGGCCCGAGGCGCACAGCGACCCGGCCAGAATGGCTGAACTCACCCTCGGCGCCAACCGTCTGAGCGGCGTCGAAAACCTCGGCCTGCCCTTCTGCATGAC
This portion of the Syntrophotalea acetylenica genome encodes:
- a CDS encoding ABC transporter ATP-binding protein encodes the protein MGKIRLENVTFSYQQQGVAGPVVEDVSLTIREGEFVSFIGPSGCGKSTVLRLLSGLSRPSGGRILLNGREIAGTGHERGVVFQHYALFPWMTARDNVIFGLRQCPGGMTRKNVSAMADRYLDLVGLHDVGDKYPNQLSGGMQQRVTIARAFAMDTDILLMDEPFSAVDARNRMKLQELLLELWRKGEKKKTVVFVTHDVDEAILLSDRIVVLSACSKGIKEQIEVGLSRPRNWSLLANTATYTALRNRLIGLLFTDLVEETKLAI
- a CDS encoding ABC transporter substrate-binding protein, with the translated sequence MMKKWFSVAALICLSAGILLTGCDNKKDAAVDGAASAKKLDKVNVGYLASPEHLLYFVAKEKGFFEQEGIDAELFLFTNSAEGLNATIANKLDVGSFGVSAPLAFVAKGADVVVIGGQNSGACALVCAPERYDELKDIRNYRGKKIASVRLSTADVIFRGALIDAGIDWRKGDATITEMESPAATMEALKKGTVDAALIWTPFVAMAEDMGVKVAMYITELFENNVCCRQAVMRSNLEQNPELWQRFMAALIKAYDFYQTNHEETIDITAKYVKVDKKYLDKETYAADATMVCSPDPLKKSVNRYWDIMKNTGFIKTAIDINAHIDTRVYQAALDRLIKEDPGNKNYARLATEFTANN
- a CDS encoding ABC transporter permease, which encodes MDNTARNIDIPRKEPQEQELQKDRSRQACAHLLNHANILFGIALLLMAVPGKRPVADIHTWHLAGFLLFVEALYGASVLCRARSEMKRRSATDLTAIVLAGIILWELTTSKLDLFERLIFPVPGKVIAVFIEEIPMFMKCLASSLQLLGAGFSLALVTAIPLALLIGWRKRLFAVVNPMTKVLGPIPPIVYIPYSIAIFPTFKCSSIFIIFIGAFWPIFINTLNGTFNIEPKIIDSARVLNVREKTLLFRIILPAILPAIISGATLGLVFSFILLTAAEMIGSSSGLGWYVKYFSDFADYPRVVAGIIFIGMVVTAITFFFEMIEKKLLRWRS